GCCGAAATCAATATAATGCACAAAGCTGTCCAGAAATATGGTAAAATTGTACAGGTAGGACAGTGGCAGAGAAGCCAGCCTCACTTTGTGGATGCTATAAATTATGTAAAATCAGGAAAGCTTGGACGCATCCGTACCTGCAAGGCATGGTCGTATGTCGACTGGAAAGGGGCTGTACCAAAAGTTGCGGATTCAGCTGTTCCGGAAGGTGTAGACTATAATCTGTGGCTAGGTCCGGCACCAAAAATCCCGTTTAATCTCAATCGCTTCCATTTTACCTGGAGATGGTTCTGGGAATATGGCAACGGGCTCATGACCGACTGGGGTGTACACTTAATTGATTATATACTTTATGGAATGGGTAAGAGTATTCCGGAGTCTGTTATGGCTATCGGAGGAAAGTATGCATTCCCTGATGATGCCATGGTAACTCCGGATACAATGACAGCCGTATATGATTTCAAAGATTTCACAATGATCTGGGAACATACAATTGGTATCGGTTTGGGTAACTGGTCAAGACCTCACGGAATGTCATATATCGGAGAGAACGGAACCCTGATTCTCGATCGTAAGGGATGGGAAGTAGTACCGGAGAAGACCAGGATCGAAGCTGTTCCTGTGCAGAAAAATGTTGGAGTTGGACTCGACATACATACTAAAAACTGGCTCGACTGTATAAAAAACAATACACCCCAGAAACTTAATGCCGGAATTGAAATCGGAAGGAGAGTTGCCCTGGTTGCTCAAATGGGGAATGTCGCTTACCGTACCGGAGAGAAAGTATACTGGGATGATACAAAGCAATCTTTCAAGACTGAAACTGCAAACAAACTTATAACACCTGTATACAATAACGGGTATAAATTACCAAAACTATAATTGTAAGGAATGGTCGCGACCATTCCTTACATAACAACGAAATCATTCCGGATTATTCAATTTCTGCTACAGCTGCTGTAATAATTTTCCATTTATTGTGGTCCATTCTTGCACCAACAATTTCTATTACATGTCCAGCCAAAAGAGATCCATACTGACCGCATACCTCAAGATTTTTACCACTGGAATATCCATACAGGAATCCTGATGCATAGAGATCACCTGCACCCGTTGTATCCTTAAGTGAGACCTGTGCTGTTCCAATTTTAATGATTTCCTCGCCTCTTTTTACCCACGATCCTTCACTGCCCACTTTAACTACTGCAATTTCACACATCTGTGAAAGGTTTAACAGAGCTTCTTCCGGAGATAACCCGGTGAATGACTTCGCCTCCTCCTCATTGGCAAAAACAATGTCTACATATTTTTCAACAATCTCTCTAAAATCAGAAAGCATTGCATCAACAACATTAAAGCTGGCAAGATCAAGGGCTATTTTCATGTTATTCTGTTTTGCCATCTGACAGGCAGTCTCTACAAGTAGTTTATTAAGAATCAGATAACCCTCCAGATAAAGTATGTCATACCCCTTAAAATATTCAGATTTCAGATCATTTGCACTGAGTTCAACTGCAGCTCCCAGATGAGTTGCAAATGTTCTTTCAGAGTCAGGAGAGATCATAGCAATTGCTGTTCCGGTAACTGTATCACGCCTGATAAGCATAGTATTTATGCCCGCATATTTCATATCCTTCTCAAAAAAATCACCTGTTTCATCTTTCCCGATTGATCCTATGAAACCAGTTTTTGCACCCAACATTGCTAATCCGTGTATTGTGTTTGCTGCTGATCCGCCAGATGTCATAATTCTGTTAAAGTTAACTGTTTCAGACTTTACCAATTTGGATTTGGTCTCATCGACAAGCTGCATGCTGCCTTTTGGCAACTCAAACTTCGATAGAATTGAATCATCATTTACCATGGTCATTACGTCGACCAATGCATTACCAATACCAAGGATTTTTTTCATTTTAAAAATTTTTGTCAAAGATATTGCTTAATTCACTAAAAGCCCTTACTTTTGGCCTGCTAAAATATGGCAAGTTCTTTTATAAATATCTTCCTCAGTAGCTCAGTTGGTTAGAGCAACGGACTGTTAATCCGTGGGTCGTAAGTTCGAGTCTTACCTGGGGAGCAAAAAAGTCCTGATTCGTCAGGACTTTTTTTTTAAGATACTTCTGGCTTATGAATTAAGGGCAATCAGTTTTAACAGCTCCTCTTTATCGACCGGTTTGGTAATATATCCAGAGCATCCTGCTTCAAATGCCTTTTCCCTGTCACCTGCCAGAGCAAATGCAGTCTGAGCTATTATCTTCAGATTACTATTTAATTCCTTCATCATTCCTGTGAGCTCAAGACCATTTATATCGGGTAATTTAATATCCATCAGGACAACACTGATTTCGGGATACTTTTTTATAAAATCCATTGCCTGCTTACCATTAACAGCATTGATTGTTGTTACACTCTTTTTTAGAATCTCATTCAGATAAAGCCAGTTAATCTCTTCATCCTCAACAACAAGGACTGTTATTCCTTTTTTCAATTCGGCCCTTTTCAGATCCCTCCGTTCAGTCTTCTCCCCATTTTTTACAGGCTTATACGGAAGCCTGACAGAAAATACAGATCCTCTTCCCAGTTCTGAGGTAAGTTGTAAATCACCTCCCATCTTTTCAATGTATGCTTTCGTAATTGAAAGGCCAAGTCCTGTTCCTCCGTATTGTCTTGAAAAAGAAGTCTCAACCTGACGGAACCTTTCAAATACCACACCCTGCAATTCTTTTTCAATTCCAATGCCAGTGTCTTCAATTTCAACCAAAATGAAGTCACCCGGAACACTGCATCTGAAAGATATTCTCCCTGAATGAGTAAATTTCACTGCATTACTCAGAAGGTTGTCGAGTACCTGCCTGATCTTTGTACGGTCGGATCGAACTAAAGGATTATCAGAAAGGATTTCCGGTATAGGTTCTTTTATCAGTCCAATCCCCTTTTCTTTAGCTGCGAGCTCATAGAAAGAGATTACCTCATCTATTAATTCAATGAGATCAAATGTAGATTCAGTAAGGTCTATCTGGCCTGCTTCTATCCTGGAAATATCTATTATGTCATTAACAATATGTAACAGCTGGTCGCAGCTTGAATTCACAATTTTAATATATGCATCTCTGGTATCTTTTGGAAGTGTCGGATCTGCCAGCATAACAGAAAAACCCACAATGCCATTCATCGGAGTACGTATCTCGTGGCTCATGTTTGCCAGAAATGCTGATTTCAGTCTGTCGCTCTCTTCAGCTTTCTCTTTTGCCGATTTAAGCTGCCTGTTGCTTTCAATTATTGCTTCACTGGCTCTAACCTGTTCTGTTACATTTTCAAATGAGATCCCGACACAATTATCAGGCAGCGGAAAAGCATTGAATGAAAAAGCTCCATCAATAACCCTGTTATCTCCATATGTTATGTCTTCAAATTGCTTTGAAATTTTTGTTCTGACAACATTGGCATAATCGGCCGGTATCCCCTTTGCCCTGAGCCCTGGGAAGTTTTCATCAAGTGTCTTTCCAACCACATCACCCGCCGCTATACCTGTAAGTCTTTCAGCTGCAGGATTAACTGCAATCATTCGCAAAGTAGAATCATCATCAACATTTTCAAGATGATAAATATGCAACCCTGTCCGGATATTCATAAAGATATCTGATGCCTGCTGCAGCTCCTTATTAATCCTCAGGATTTCATCATTTCTCTTTTTCAGCTCTTCATTCAGTGCAGCATACTCTTCATTTTGTTTTCTGAGGAGTTGCTCGCTCTCCCTTAACTTTTCCTGAGCAGCAATTCTTTCCGAAACATCTCTCAATGAACCTTCTACTCCGGTAGGCTTGCCTTCTGAATCAAAAAGCAGATGGATATTTGCCGATACATGTACAAGACGATTGTCTTTTGTTCTTAAATTAACAATGTAATCTTCAATCTCTCCCTTCTCGGAAAGGACCTTAAGCAACTCACCTCTGTCGCCCGGATTGAGATAAACATCCTCAATCTTCATACCTATCAGCTCTTCCGGTTTATAGCCGGAATAGCGTTCAATAGATGGACTGATTTCAGTGATTCTGCCGGTAAGATCAGACTGATAAAAAATATCCTGAATATTTTCAAAGATCTTTCTGTATTTCTCTTCGCTTCTTTTTAAGAGTTCTTCGGTTTTTAGCTTTTCTGTTATATCCTTACCAACAGAAAAGATCACTTCAGAACCGTTCCAGATTCCATGCGACAGCTTTGTCTCAACATATAATAATTCACCCTTTTTAGATAAGAGAGGGAGAGGGCAATGGCTTCTTTTTCCTGTGAGATTTTCTTCAAGACATCTGTCTACATCTTCATGCCGTTCTGGCTGGTAAATCATATTCCGCGATTTACCCAGAAGTTCTTCCTTTTTATATTGAAGCTTATCGCAGGCAGTCTTGTTTGCTTCAATTATGAATCCGGATAAATCGAATACAAAGAGTATATCAGGAGTAGAATTAAAAAACGAAATCAGGTTTTCAAGGTCTCCTGAAGTATAGTTTTGTTTTACTTCTATTTTCTTCTTGTTAAACAGATTATCAGGTATTTAATAGGTCAAAGATAAATATTATCATGAACCTTGCAATAATTCATAATTATAAATGGATTTTGAAAATGCAGGAAAGAAAAGTAATTCTGGTATTAAAATTCTCAGGTTTGTAATAAGGATTGATAATTTTTTACCACTTTTAACTTCCAAAATTATCAGTAACTATATATCTTCAGCAAAATGAATACCACAAAGATCAAAGAAAAACTAATTGCTCCGGGCAATCTTGTTCCATTTATACTTATAACATCATTATTTCTCTTCTGGGGACTTGCTAATAATATGACTGATACCCTCCTGGCAGCATTTAAGAGGATTATGAGCATGACAGATGCAAGAACCTCTCTTATTCAAATCTCCTGCTATGGGTTAGGTTATTTTATCTTCGCGTTACCTGCAGCTATTTTTATAAAAAAGTACTCCTACAAGTCAGGTGTAATATTAGGCCTCGGACTATACATTATTGGTTGTTTATTGTTCTTCCCGGCTAAACTTACTGGCAATTACTTTCATTTTCTCGGAGCCCTGTGGATATTGTTTGGAGGACTTTCAATCCTCGAAACAGCTGCAAATCCCTACATTATTTCAATGGGAAGCGAGAGCACCGGTACCCGAAGACTAAACCTTGCCCAGTCTTTTAATCCTCTTGGATCAATAATGGGAGTGGTAATAAGTCAGATATTTATTCTTTCACAACTTAACAGG
The nucleotide sequence above comes from Bacteroidales bacterium. Encoded proteins:
- a CDS encoding Gfo/Idh/MocA family oxidoreductase: MSSSRRDFIKTASVVAAGSVISLDALSKARLGISANDKIQVGLIGARSQGFADLVSLLKNPEVECVALCDIDKNILTNQTDALIKLGFPQPKLYVDYRKMLENKDIDLVIIGTPDHWHCLQFVDSLAAGKHVYVEKPIGNSIAEINIMHKAVQKYGKIVQVGQWQRSQPHFVDAINYVKSGKLGRIRTCKAWSYVDWKGAVPKVADSAVPEGVDYNLWLGPAPKIPFNLNRFHFTWRWFWEYGNGLMTDWGVHLIDYILYGMGKSIPESVMAIGGKYAFPDDAMVTPDTMTAVYDFKDFTMIWEHTIGIGLGNWSRPHGMSYIGENGTLILDRKGWEVVPEKTRIEAVPVQKNVGVGLDIHTKNWLDCIKNNTPQKLNAGIEIGRRVALVAQMGNVAYRTGEKVYWDDTKQSFKTETANKLITPVYNNGYKLPKL
- a CDS encoding PAS domain S-box protein, with translation MIYQPERHEDVDRCLEENLTGKRSHCPLPLLSKKGELLYVETKLSHGIWNGSEVIFSVGKDITEKLKTEELLKRSEEKYRKIFENIQDIFYQSDLTGRITEISPSIERYSGYKPEELIGMKIEDVYLNPGDRGELLKVLSEKGEIEDYIVNLRTKDNRLVHVSANIHLLFDSEGKPTGVEGSLRDVSERIAAQEKLRESEQLLRKQNEEYAALNEELKKRNDEILRINKELQQASDIFMNIRTGLHIYHLENVDDDSTLRMIAVNPAAERLTGIAAGDVVGKTLDENFPGLRAKGIPADYANVVRTKISKQFEDITYGDNRVIDGAFSFNAFPLPDNCVGISFENVTEQVRASEAIIESNRQLKSAKEKAEESDRLKSAFLANMSHEIRTPMNGIVGFSVMLADPTLPKDTRDAYIKIVNSSCDQLLHIVNDIIDISRIEAGQIDLTESTFDLIELIDEVISFYELAAKEKGIGLIKEPIPEILSDNPLVRSDRTKIRQVLDNLLSNAVKFTHSGRISFRCSVPGDFILVEIEDTGIGIEKELQGVVFERFRQVETSFSRQYGGTGLGLSITKAYIEKMGGDLQLTSELGRGSVFSVRLPYKPVKNGEKTERRDLKRAELKKGITVLVVEDEEINWLYLNEILKKSVTTINAVNGKQAMDFIKKYPEISVVLMDIKLPDINGLELTGMMKELNSNLKIIAQTAFALAGDREKAFEAGCSGYITKPVDKEELLKLIALNS
- a CDS encoding adenosine kinase, with the translated sequence MKKILGIGNALVDVMTMVNDDSILSKFELPKGSMQLVDETKSKLVKSETVNFNRIMTSGGSAANTIHGLAMLGAKTGFIGSIGKDETGDFFEKDMKYAGINTMLIRRDTVTGTAIAMISPDSERTFATHLGAAVELSANDLKSEYFKGYDILYLEGYLILNKLLVETACQMAKQNNMKIALDLASFNVVDAMLSDFREIVEKYVDIVFANEEEAKSFTGLSPEEALLNLSQMCEIAVVKVGSEGSWVKRGEEIIKIGTAQVSLKDTTGAGDLYASGFLYGYSSGKNLEVCGQYGSLLAGHVIEIVGARMDHNKWKIITAAVAEIE